One Opitutia bacterium DNA segment encodes these proteins:
- a CDS encoding putative DNA-binding domain-containing protein, with product MPRAPKVGPVSDRPKKPPHLAGHAPLAASAPDRSKPAASPPTKAGRSETGPTLSARSRAELRALQRATLAVVMNPLTRANRTAPRLRDGRATKSAVAAIAKPNDRLTAFERLEIYNRMYWFRVLDSLHEDCPGLRAALGERKFMRLAEAFLQKHPSKYWTLRDLPQRLADFIRRTPRLTAPHTALCEDIARFEWAQVEVYDGAARPVFTVDDLLDSDPAKLRLSLQPYLQLLELRYPVDDYLIAIRKREALLRGDASNAPTALRVHADSKAQRPRRAPCRVAVHRHHGKIYFKRLEPAAFKILAAIRAGQPLERALAAGIPKSRRPREDWAATVQSWFRSWMELGWFCRGEPSVRAR from the coding sequence ATGCCCCGTGCGCCCAAAGTAGGGCCGGTCTCCGACCGGCCGAAAAAACCCCCGCATCTCGCCGGCCACGCGCCTCTCGCCGCATCCGCGCCAGACCGCTCAAAGCCCGCCGCGAGCCCGCCGACCAAGGCAGGCCGGTCGGAGACCGGTCCCACCCTCTCCGCCCGCTCGCGCGCCGAGCTGCGCGCGCTCCAGCGCGCCACGCTCGCCGTCGTGATGAACCCGCTCACACGCGCCAACCGCACCGCGCCGCGCCTGCGCGACGGCCGCGCCACGAAGTCCGCCGTCGCCGCCATCGCCAAGCCGAACGACCGCCTCACCGCCTTCGAGCGTCTCGAAATCTACAACCGCATGTATTGGTTCCGCGTGCTCGACAGCCTGCACGAGGACTGCCCCGGCCTGCGCGCCGCGCTGGGCGAACGGAAATTCATGCGCCTCGCCGAGGCGTTCCTCCAGAAGCACCCGTCGAAATACTGGACGCTCCGCGACCTGCCTCAGCGCCTCGCCGACTTCATCCGCCGCACGCCGCGTCTGACCGCGCCGCACACCGCGCTGTGCGAAGACATCGCGCGCTTCGAGTGGGCGCAGGTCGAAGTCTACGACGGCGCCGCGCGTCCCGTGTTCACCGTCGACGACCTGCTCGACTCCGATCCCGCGAAACTCCGCCTCTCGCTCCAGCCCTATCTGCAACTGCTCGAGCTGCGCTATCCGGTCGACGACTACCTCATCGCCATCCGCAAGCGCGAGGCGCTCCTCCGCGGCGACGCCTCGAACGCGCCGACCGCGCTACGCGTGCACGCCGATAGCAAGGCCCAGCGCCCACGCCGCGCACCGTGCCGCGTCGCCGTGCACCGTCACCACGGGAAAATCTACTTCAAGCGCCTCGAGCCCGCCGCCTTCAAGATTCTCGCCGCCATCCGCGCCGGCCAGCCGCTTGAACGCGCGCTCGCCGCCGGCATCCCGAAATCGCGGCGCCCGCGCGAAGATTGGGCCGCCACGGTGCAGAGCTGGTTCCGCAGCTGGATGGAGCTCGGTTGGTTTTGCCGGGGCGAACCGTCAGTTCGCGCACGCTGA
- a CDS encoding DUF692 domain-containing protein, whose amino-acid sequence MPANPFNGYTDYGIGIGLRVPHYDHILSEKPTVDWFEIISETFMVDGGRPLEVLDRILAQYKVVQHGVSLYLGSTDFPNRDHLKKLKALTKRTKTPWISDHLCWGSVDGTVSHDLLPMPYTIAAAKHVAANIRYTRDYLELPVAVENVSSYTEFHASEMTEWEFLTEVVERADCGILLDVNNIYVSSKNHSFDPYDYLNNIPHHRVAQMHVAGHTKFEKYILDTHDHPVLDPVWKMYAHATKLCGVTATLLEWDDKIPSFQEVHDEALKANAYIAEARAAQSRGRARPLGAPRK is encoded by the coding sequence ATGCCCGCCAACCCATTCAACGGCTACACCGACTACGGCATCGGCATCGGCCTGCGCGTCCCGCACTACGACCACATCCTCTCGGAGAAACCGACCGTCGACTGGTTCGAGATCATCTCCGAGACGTTCATGGTCGACGGCGGCCGCCCGCTCGAGGTCCTCGATCGCATCCTCGCCCAATACAAAGTCGTCCAGCACGGCGTGTCGCTCTACCTCGGCTCGACCGACTTCCCGAATCGCGACCACCTGAAGAAACTCAAGGCGCTCACCAAGCGCACGAAGACGCCCTGGATTTCCGATCACCTCTGCTGGGGCAGCGTCGACGGCACCGTCTCGCACGATCTGCTGCCGATGCCCTACACCATCGCCGCCGCCAAGCACGTCGCCGCCAACATCCGCTACACGCGCGACTACCTCGAACTGCCCGTCGCCGTCGAAAACGTCAGCTCCTACACCGAGTTCCACGCCTCCGAGATGACCGAGTGGGAATTCCTCACCGAGGTCGTCGAGCGCGCCGATTGCGGAATCCTGCTCGACGTAAACAACATCTACGTCTCGTCGAAGAACCACAGCTTCGACCCCTACGATTACCTGAACAACATCCCGCACCACCGCGTCGCGCAGATGCACGTCGCCGGTCACACGAAGTTCGAGAAATACATCCTCGATACCCACGACCATCCCGTGCTCGACCCGGTGTGGAAAATGTATGCGCACGCCACCAAACTCTGCGGCGTCACCGCCACGCTGCTCGAGTGGGACGACAAGATTCCCTCCTTCCAGGAAGTGCACGACGAAGCCCTGAAGGCCAACGCCTACATCGCCGAAGCCCGCGCCGCGCAAAGCAGAGGTAGGGCGCGACCGCTGGGCGCGCCGCGAAAGTAA
- a CDS encoding transporter substrate-binding domain-containing protein, with translation MKTPFERLCALLFCLIASTPCLAAPSAGILLSPAEQAWIAQYPVVRVGHLDGAAPYFVRDSRGEASGLNVDYLALIAERTGLRFEHTADRVWSDIFTRAEDGRLDIVAGIGRTSARERSLLFGQPFLFSPDVIVTRVHSPVLVDMRQLDGLRVGMSRSSPPIARAPGAQIVGFDNMRDAIRAVARGQVDAAMVDALVAMHAIKADGLSNVNIGVIYDENADVYLATTRRHPLLSSIIDKALASITPAEHRRIRDRWLSVDYAQDRWWLMAFRAAFAWAAFLTALALLFFLQRRRLARELAERRRIQQQLEEVRDRLAAASEEKSELMRMLAHDLRNPLASFVMGANLLHVGGLSREQASVVDGLRFNAANMTRLIDDLMDADVIESGHRRLRFTSIDLTRTLAQARDAFLETAGAKALQLRYLPPSQPVFVVTDEGALRQVVDNLLSNAVKYSPPGRIIHLTLQAEAGKATIAVADQGPGLAPRDIELLFRKFARGPARPTGGEKSIGIGLWIVKQVTAALGGEVRCESQLGEGTRFIVVLPLIGPAPAPPFVAQSASR, from the coding sequence GTGAAAACTCCGTTCGAGCGCCTGTGCGCACTCCTGTTCTGTCTCATCGCTTCGACGCCGTGCTTGGCCGCGCCATCCGCCGGCATCCTCCTCTCCCCCGCCGAGCAGGCGTGGATCGCCCAATACCCCGTCGTCCGCGTCGGCCATCTTGACGGCGCCGCGCCGTATTTTGTCCGCGACAGCCGCGGCGAAGCCTCCGGCTTGAACGTCGACTACCTCGCGCTCATCGCCGAGCGCACCGGGCTGCGCTTCGAGCACACCGCCGATCGCGTGTGGTCCGATATCTTCACCCGCGCCGAGGACGGTCGTCTCGACATCGTGGCGGGGATCGGCCGCACGTCCGCGCGCGAGCGCAGCCTGCTCTTCGGCCAGCCGTTCCTCTTTTCCCCCGACGTCATCGTCACCCGCGTGCACTCGCCCGTGCTCGTCGACATGCGCCAGCTCGACGGCTTGCGCGTCGGCATGTCGCGCTCCAGCCCGCCGATCGCCCGCGCCCCCGGAGCGCAGATCGTCGGCTTCGACAACATGCGCGATGCCATCCGCGCCGTGGCCCGCGGACAGGTCGACGCCGCCATGGTCGATGCCCTCGTCGCCATGCACGCCATCAAGGCGGACGGACTTTCCAACGTGAACATCGGCGTCATCTACGACGAAAACGCCGACGTCTACCTCGCCACCACCCGACGCCACCCCCTGCTCTCCTCGATCATCGACAAGGCCCTCGCCTCGATCACGCCCGCAGAGCACCGCCGCATCCGCGACCGCTGGCTCTCCGTCGACTACGCCCAGGACCGCTGGTGGCTCATGGCCTTCCGCGCGGCCTTCGCGTGGGCCGCGTTCCTCACCGCCCTGGCCCTGCTGTTCTTCCTCCAGCGCCGCCGCCTCGCCCGCGAACTCGCGGAACGCCGCCGCATTCAGCAACAACTCGAAGAGGTGCGCGACCGCCTCGCCGCCGCCAGCGAGGAGAAATCGGAACTCATGCGCATGCTCGCGCACGATCTCCGCAATCCGCTCGCCTCCTTCGTCATGGGCGCGAACCTCCTGCACGTCGGCGGCCTCTCGCGCGAACAAGCCTCCGTGGTCGACGGCCTGCGCTTCAACGCCGCCAACATGACCCGCCTCATCGACGACCTCATGGACGCCGACGTCATCGAGTCCGGCCACCGACGCCTGCGCTTCACCTCGATCGATCTCACCCGCACCCTCGCGCAGGCCCGCGACGCCTTCCTCGAAACGGCGGGCGCCAAGGCACTCCAGCTTCGCTACCTTCCGCCCTCACAGCCCGTCTTCGTCGTGACCGACGAAGGCGCGCTCCGGCAGGTCGTCGACAACCTCCTTTCCAACGCCGTCAAATACTCGCCGCCCGGCCGCATCATCCACCTCACCCTTCAGGCCGAAGCCGGCAAGGCGACGATCGCGGTCGCCGACCAAGGCCCCGGCCTCGCGCCGCGCGATATCGAGCTGCTCTTCCGGAAATTCGCCCGCGGCCCCGCCCGCCCCACCGGCGGCGAAAAGAGCATCGGCATCGGTCTGTGGATCGTGAAACAGGTGACCGCCGCGCTCGGAGGTGAAGTCCGCTGCGAAAGCCAGCTTGGCGAAGGCACACGGTTCATCGTCGTGCTCCCGCTCATCGGGCCCGCCCCCGCACCGCCTTTCGTGGCACAGAGCGCCAGCCGTTGA
- a CDS encoding TonB-dependent receptor yields the protein MKPCKSHAARARLLGLRLSALLALPALAFGQTGTSTGNATKQDEPLKLDKFVVTGSFIPQASSEPIGPVAVFTEADIRATGAFTPIQALRSLPSFIGNPGATENDSNGGSGATAVSLRGLGAGQTLVLVDGRVTLQFSNIQLLPIEAIERVEVLRDGAGVIYGSAAIGGAVNIILKKNYNGSVLDISAGAATRTPGGRETYQVSFATGVANDKTSIIVTGSMFHNSTIYANERPNSAQSDNRPRGGTNGGSPTFPGVISLGGAPKILRPDFPTNATPTPADYISMDTNGFSSNQLFNFRNYSPSAPGQDRNSFMVQIDHDIAGDKLKLFGSMLYSRLLTLNGLAPAPFALDEDPAGPSVGSLTSFGPYNQGILNPANGDFFRYRSVELGNRTNEQTYTDYRWQVGLRGQINDKWNWEAAMTTEREDFEQIDAGVPSLPLLDEEVAAGRFNPFAPAFSKGTATIGGQTYTWDNAQALKDSEIHARQTTYTRNRFYDFRVTGSLFELPGGDVGVAAGYETYSTKIKFDPDDLYASGSVLGLNSFSDSFSKADSKSYFAEVKVPIVGANNRRPFIHSLTLGALARHETQEVSSDNPRERRPEFSKVNPSVNLHWAPTNDWLVRTSWSKGFLAPAAGLIFGTPGTSNPSIVDPLGFPYTAQTTIVIKTNPDLKPATSEAHSFGIVGTPRNLLKGFNFSVDFYAIEVSGIIANNAKAILAANAAGQGPGFKPGDASTINPNAPYANLIRRSANGRLNSNGNFGADGRGAVLSDYLNIASRKVEGLEYTATYVHTTQDWGRFKFTAAANQMLTFDQTSAPGLPKESYLGKFVSTSGDPISPGSIPRWKGNFGVNWQWQNWTTNLTFNYIHSYQDDPLFVLSPKMKAFFDAKTPLTDPAYAAFLAAPASVEPKVGGYRRIAAWKSFDLQTTYSFKSDNLFLKGLDVTVGATNLFDKLAPFAAGAFNDSYDTRVHNNVGRFVYVQLRKEF from the coding sequence ATGAAACCATGCAAATCGCATGCGGCCCGCGCGCGCCTTCTCGGCCTGCGCCTGTCCGCACTGCTGGCGCTCCCCGCCCTGGCCTTCGGCCAGACGGGAACCTCCACCGGCAACGCCACCAAACAGGACGAGCCGTTGAAGCTCGATAAGTTCGTCGTCACCGGCTCGTTCATCCCGCAGGCCAGCTCCGAACCCATCGGGCCGGTGGCCGTTTTCACCGAAGCCGACATTCGCGCGACCGGCGCGTTCACGCCCATCCAGGCGCTGCGCAGCCTCCCGTCGTTCATCGGCAATCCGGGCGCGACTGAAAACGACTCCAACGGCGGCAGCGGCGCGACCGCCGTCAGCCTCCGCGGCCTCGGCGCCGGTCAGACGCTCGTGTTGGTCGATGGGCGCGTGACGCTCCAGTTCTCCAACATCCAGCTGCTCCCCATCGAAGCCATCGAGCGCGTCGAAGTGCTCCGCGACGGCGCGGGCGTCATCTACGGCTCCGCGGCCATCGGCGGCGCGGTGAACATCATCCTCAAGAAGAACTACAACGGCTCCGTGCTCGATATCTCCGCCGGCGCCGCCACGCGCACCCCGGGCGGTCGCGAGACCTACCAGGTCTCGTTCGCCACCGGCGTGGCCAACGACAAGACGAGCATCATCGTCACCGGCTCGATGTTCCACAACAGCACCATCTACGCGAACGAGCGCCCGAACAGCGCCCAGTCGGACAACCGTCCGCGCGGCGGCACCAACGGCGGTTCGCCCACCTTCCCGGGCGTCATCTCGCTCGGCGGCGCGCCGAAGATTCTGCGTCCGGACTTCCCGACGAATGCCACCCCCACGCCGGCTGACTACATCTCGATGGACACGAACGGCTTCAGCTCCAACCAGCTGTTCAACTTCCGCAACTACTCGCCGTCCGCCCCTGGCCAGGACCGCAATTCCTTCATGGTCCAGATCGACCACGACATCGCGGGCGACAAGCTGAAGCTCTTCGGTAGCATGCTGTATTCGCGCCTCCTGACGCTCAACGGCCTCGCTCCCGCGCCGTTCGCCCTCGACGAGGATCCCGCCGGCCCCTCCGTCGGCAGCCTCACGTCCTTCGGCCCCTACAATCAGGGCATCCTCAACCCCGCGAACGGCGATTTCTTCCGCTATCGCTCCGTCGAGCTGGGCAACCGCACCAACGAGCAGACCTACACGGACTACCGTTGGCAGGTCGGCCTCCGCGGCCAGATTAACGACAAGTGGAACTGGGAAGCTGCGATGACCACCGAGCGCGAAGACTTCGAGCAAATCGACGCCGGCGTCCCCTCGCTCCCGCTCCTCGACGAGGAAGTCGCCGCGGGTCGCTTCAATCCGTTCGCCCCGGCCTTCTCCAAGGGCACCGCCACCATCGGCGGCCAAACCTACACGTGGGACAACGCGCAAGCGCTCAAGGATTCCGAGATCCACGCCCGTCAGACCACCTACACCCGCAATCGCTTCTACGATTTCCGCGTCACCGGCTCCCTATTCGAGCTGCCCGGCGGCGACGTCGGCGTCGCGGCCGGCTACGAAACCTACAGCACCAAGATCAAATTCGATCCGGATGACCTCTACGCCTCCGGCAGCGTGCTCGGCCTGAACTCGTTCTCGGACTCCTTCTCCAAGGCCGACAGCAAGTCCTACTTCGCGGAAGTCAAAGTGCCCATCGTCGGCGCCAACAACCGCCGCCCCTTCATCCACAGCCTCACGCTCGGCGCCCTCGCGCGTCATGAGACCCAGGAGGTCAGCAGCGACAATCCTCGCGAGCGCCGCCCCGAGTTCTCCAAGGTCAACCCCAGCGTGAATCTCCACTGGGCCCCGACGAACGACTGGCTCGTCCGCACCAGCTGGAGCAAGGGCTTCCTCGCGCCGGCCGCCGGCCTCATCTTCGGCACCCCGGGCACCAGCAATCCGAGCATCGTCGACCCGCTCGGCTTCCCTTACACGGCGCAGACCACGATCGTCATCAAGACCAACCCGGACCTGAAGCCCGCCACCTCCGAAGCTCACTCCTTCGGCATCGTCGGCACGCCCCGCAATCTCCTGAAGGGCTTCAACTTCTCGGTCGACTTCTACGCCATCGAAGTCTCCGGCATCATCGCCAACAACGCCAAGGCCATCCTCGCCGCCAACGCGGCCGGCCAAGGCCCCGGCTTCAAGCCGGGCGACGCGTCGACCATCAACCCGAACGCTCCCTACGCGAACCTCATCCGCCGCTCCGCCAACGGCCGCCTCAACAGCAACGGCAACTTCGGCGCCGACGGTCGCGGCGCGGTGCTCTCCGACTACCTCAACATCGCGTCCCGCAAGGTCGAGGGCCTCGAATACACCGCCACCTACGTGCACACCACGCAGGACTGGGGCCGCTTCAAGTTCACCGCCGCGGCCAACCAAATGCTGACCTTCGACCAGACGTCCGCCCCGGGCCTGCCGAAGGAAAGCTATCTCGGCAAATTCGTGAGCACCTCCGGCGACCCGATCTCCCCCGGCTCGATCCCGCGCTGGAAGGGCAACTTCGGCGTCAACTGGCAGTGGCAGAACTGGACGACCAACCTGACGTTCAACTACATCCACTCCTATCAGGATGACCCGCTCTTCGTCCTCTCCCCGAAGATGAAGGCGTTCTTCGATGCCAAGACCCCGCTCACCGATCCCGCCTACGCCGCCTTCCTCGCGGCCCCGGCCTCGGTCGAGCCCAAGGTCGGAGGCTACCGCCGCATCGCCGCCTGGAAGTCGTTCGATCTCCAAACCACCTACAGTTTCAAGAGCGACAATCTGTTCCTCAAGGGGCTCGATGTCACCGTCGGTGCGACGAACCTCTTCGACAAGCTCGCTCCGTTCGCCGCAGGTGCGTTCAACGACAGCTACGACACGCGCGTCCACAACAACGTCGGCCGCTTCGTCTACGTCCAGCTGCGCAAGGAATTCTAA
- a CDS encoding response regulator transcription factor encodes MSPLNVLLIDDDPLARANLSRLLASERDVCVVGEAGDGASALSLLATATLELAFVDVELPDMTGFGLLARLPAARRPAIVFTTGHREFAAEAFEIRALDYLLKPYTDERFHRALDRVRRELRQPAIETIATQLHGLVRRLDGQPSGLSNSPFIAPPPEAQFMAKSGNDIHVFKPDQIKWIEAQGDYLKIHSTLGNALVRETMKGFLARSTPGVFQRVHKSAIVNLRYVRRLVPLNSGDYRLELHDGTPVRVSRNFFSGLKAALAR; translated from the coding sequence ATGAGTCCGCTCAACGTCCTCCTCATCGACGACGATCCCCTCGCCCGCGCCAACCTCTCCCGCCTGCTCGCTAGTGAACGCGACGTGTGCGTCGTGGGCGAAGCCGGCGACGGCGCCTCGGCCCTCTCGCTCCTCGCCACCGCCACGCTCGAACTCGCTTTCGTGGACGTGGAATTGCCCGACATGACCGGCTTCGGCCTGCTCGCTCGGTTGCCCGCGGCCCGCCGCCCCGCCATCGTCTTCACCACCGGCCACCGCGAGTTCGCGGCCGAGGCCTTCGAGATCCGCGCCCTCGATTACCTGCTCAAACCGTATACCGACGAGCGCTTCCACCGCGCCCTCGACCGCGTGCGCCGCGAGCTGCGCCAACCCGCCATCGAGACGATCGCCACGCAGCTGCACGGCCTTGTCCGCCGCCTCGATGGCCAGCCGTCAGGATTGTCCAATTCCCCCTTCATCGCGCCTCCGCCCGAAGCTCAATTCATGGCGAAGTCGGGCAACGACATCCACGTCTTCAAGCCCGACCAGATCAAGTGGATCGAGGCCCAGGGCGACTACCTGAAAATCCACAGCACGCTCGGCAATGCCCTCGTGCGCGAGACGATGAAGGGTTTCCTCGCACGCTCCACCCCCGGCGTTTTCCAGCGCGTGCACAAATCCGCGATCGTGAACCTCCGCTACGTCCGCCGGCTCGTGCCCCTGAACTCCGGCGACTACCGCCTCGAGCTCCACGACGGCACCCCCGTGCGCGTCAGCCGGAACTTCTTCAGCGGCCTCAAGGCCGCCCTCGCCCGCTGA
- a CDS encoding histidine kinase, which yields MPPAPALLPPAVLDGFTFSAPGTAPVAASTAAATRPVARLHAHFLFNALHAIGTLVRLQRNDEAARAIFHLAELERHLVENDDRSFVPLSQELDLIEIYLGFERIRFGDSLRVLVECAPDVRDVRVPNLILLPLVENAVKHGIARRAGQGRVEIFAGRRDGALCLEVRNDPPLRDKDATGLCYGQRATRERLAALYGERASFTFTAHPPHGIVATLRLPE from the coding sequence ATGCCCCCCGCTCCCGCCCTGCTCCCGCCGGCCGTCTTGGACGGTTTCACGTTCAGCGCGCCAGGGACCGCCCCCGTAGCCGCCAGCACCGCCGCCGCCACGCGACCGGTCGCGCGCCTGCATGCGCACTTCCTTTTCAACGCGCTGCACGCCATCGGCACACTCGTCCGCCTCCAACGCAACGACGAGGCCGCACGCGCCATCTTCCACCTCGCCGAACTCGAACGCCATCTCGTCGAAAACGACGATCGCTCCTTCGTGCCGCTGTCGCAGGAGCTCGATCTCATCGAAATCTACCTCGGCTTCGAGCGCATCCGCTTCGGCGACAGCCTGCGCGTGCTCGTCGAGTGCGCGCCCGACGTGCGCGACGTGCGCGTGCCCAACCTGATCCTGCTCCCGCTGGTCGAGAACGCCGTGAAACACGGCATCGCCCGCCGCGCCGGCCAGGGCCGGGTCGAGATTTTCGCCGGGCGTCGCGACGGCGCCCTCTGCCTCGAGGTGCGCAACGACCCGCCGCTCCGCGACAAGGATGCCACCGGGCTCTGCTACGGCCAGCGCGCCACGCGCGAACGCCTCGCCGCGCTCTACGGCGAGCGCGCCTCCTTCACTTTCACCGCACACCCACCGCACGGCATCGTCGCCACATTGCGGCTCCCCGAATGA